The following are encoded together in the Nyctibius grandis isolate bNycGra1 chromosome 5, bNycGra1.pri, whole genome shotgun sequence genome:
- the EIF3D gene encoding eukaryotic translation initiation factor 3 subunit D isoform X2 codes for MAKFVTPVIQDNPSGWGPCAVPEQFKDMPYQPFSKGDRLGKVADWTGATYQDKRYTNKYSSQFGGGSQYAYFHEEDETSFQLVDTARTQKTAYQRNRMRFAQRNLRRDKDRRNMLQFSMQTLPKSAKQKERDRLRLQKKFQKQFGVRQKWDQKSQKPRDSSVEVRSDWEVKEEMDFPRLMKMRYLEVSEPQDIECCGALEYYDKAFDRITTRNEKLLRSIKRIFHTVTTTDDPVIRKLAKTQGNVFATDAILATLMSCTRSVYSWDIIVQRVGSKLFFDKRDNSDFDLLTVSETANEPPQEEGNSFNSPRNLAMEATYINHNFSQQCLRMGKEKYKFPNPNPFVEDDMDKNEVASVAYRYRRWKLGDDIDLIVRCEHDGVMTGANGEVSFINIKTLNEWDSRYCNGVDWRQKLDSQRGAVIATELKNNSYKLARWTCCALLAGSEYLKLGYVSRYHVKDSARHVILGTQQFKPNEFASQINLSIENAWGILRCVIDICMKLDEGKYLILKDPNKQVIRIYSLPDGTFSSDEDEEDEEEEEEEEEEES; via the exons atggCGAAGTTCGTGACACCCGTGATCCAGGACAACCCATCCGGCTGGGGCCCGTGTGCCGTGCCCGAGCAGTTTAAGGACATGCCCTACCAGCCCTTCAGTAAAGGAGACCGCCTGGGGAAG GTGGCCGATTGGACGGGAGCCACGTATCAGGATAAAAGATACACAA acaAGTACTCATCACAGTTTGGTGGCGGAAGTCAATATGCGTATTTCCATGAGGAGGATGAGACTAGCTTCCAGCTGGTGGATACCGCACGAACACAGAAAACGGCGTACCAGAGGAATCGTATGCGATTTGCACAG AGGAACCTTCGGAGAGACAAGGACCGCCGGAACATGCTGCAGTTCAGCATGCAGACGCTGCCAAAGAGTGCCaagcagaaggagag AGATCGTTTGCGCCTACAAAAGAAGTTTCAGAAGCAGTTTGGAGTGAGGCAGAAATGGGACCAAAAATCACAG AAGCCTCGTGACTCCTCTGTTGAAGTTCGCAGTGATTGGGAGGTGAAAGAAGAGATGGATTTCCCTCGGCTAATGAAGATGCGCTACCTGGAGGTGTCAGAGCCACAGGACAT AGAGTGCTGTGGAGCCCTAGAATACTATGACAAAGCCTTTGACCGTATTACAACAAGGAATGAGAAGCTACTGAGGAGCATTAAGCGCATCTTCCATACCGTCACTACTACTGATGACCCAGTTATCCGAAAG CTGGCCAAGACCCAAGGGAATGTGTTTGCCACGGATGCAATCCTGGCCACGCTGATGAGCTGCACTCGCTCCGTCTATTCCTGGGACATCATTGTCCAGAGAGTTGGATCCAAGCTTTTCTTTGACAAGAGGGACAATTCAGATTTTG ACCTCCTGACAGTGAGTGAAACAGCCAATGAACCACCCCAGGAAGAGGGCAACTCCTTTAATTCTCCACGCAACCTTGCCATGGAAGCTACCTACATCAATCACAACTTCTCCCAGCAGTGTCTGAGGATG ggaaaggagaaatacaAGTTTCCCAACCCAAACCCCTTTGTGGAGGATGACATGGATAAAAACGAAGTAGCCTCTGTTGCGTACAG GTACCGAAGGTGGAAGCTGGGAGATGATATAGATCTCATTGTCCGCTGTGAGCATGATGGAGTGATGACAGGAGCTAATGGAGAAGTGTCATTCATCAACATCAAAACACTGAACGAGTGGGATTCCAGG TATTGCAATGGAGTAGACTGGCGCCAGAAGCTTGACTCTCAGAGAGGAGCTGTCATtgccacagagctgaaaaacaaCAGCTACAAACTAGCCCGCTGGACATGTTGCGCGCTGCTGGCTGGATCAGAGTATCTTAAACTCGG GTATGTATCCCGTTACCACGTGAAGGACTCTGCCCGCCATGTGATCCTGGGCACGCAGCAGTTCAAGCCAAATGAGTTTGCCAGCCAGATTAATCTGAGCATAGAGAATGCCTGGGGCATCCTGCGTTGCGTCATCGACATCTGCATGAAGCTGGATGAGGGGAAGTACCTCATCCTCAAGGACCCCAACAAGCAGGTGATCCGGATCTACAGCTTGCCTGATGGCACTTTCAGCTCTGAtgaagatgaggaggatgaggaggaagaagaggaagaggaag aggaggagagctga
- the EIF3D gene encoding eukaryotic translation initiation factor 3 subunit D isoform X1, protein MAKFVTPVIQDNPSGWGPCAVPEQFKDMPYQPFSKGDRLGKVADWTGATYQDKRYTNKYSSQFGGGSQYAYFHEEDETSFQLVDTARTQKTAYQRNRMRFAQRNLRRDKDRRNMLQFSMQTLPKSAKQKERDRLRLQKKFQKQFGVRQKWDQKSQQKPRDSSVEVRSDWEVKEEMDFPRLMKMRYLEVSEPQDIECCGALEYYDKAFDRITTRNEKLLRSIKRIFHTVTTTDDPVIRKLAKTQGNVFATDAILATLMSCTRSVYSWDIIVQRVGSKLFFDKRDNSDFDLLTVSETANEPPQEEGNSFNSPRNLAMEATYINHNFSQQCLRMGKEKYKFPNPNPFVEDDMDKNEVASVAYRYRRWKLGDDIDLIVRCEHDGVMTGANGEVSFINIKTLNEWDSRYCNGVDWRQKLDSQRGAVIATELKNNSYKLARWTCCALLAGSEYLKLGYVSRYHVKDSARHVILGTQQFKPNEFASQINLSIENAWGILRCVIDICMKLDEGKYLILKDPNKQVIRIYSLPDGTFSSDEDEEDEEEEEEEEEEES, encoded by the exons atggCGAAGTTCGTGACACCCGTGATCCAGGACAACCCATCCGGCTGGGGCCCGTGTGCCGTGCCCGAGCAGTTTAAGGACATGCCCTACCAGCCCTTCAGTAAAGGAGACCGCCTGGGGAAG GTGGCCGATTGGACGGGAGCCACGTATCAGGATAAAAGATACACAA acaAGTACTCATCACAGTTTGGTGGCGGAAGTCAATATGCGTATTTCCATGAGGAGGATGAGACTAGCTTCCAGCTGGTGGATACCGCACGAACACAGAAAACGGCGTACCAGAGGAATCGTATGCGATTTGCACAG AGGAACCTTCGGAGAGACAAGGACCGCCGGAACATGCTGCAGTTCAGCATGCAGACGCTGCCAAAGAGTGCCaagcagaaggagag AGATCGTTTGCGCCTACAAAAGAAGTTTCAGAAGCAGTTTGGAGTGAGGCAGAAATGGGACCAAAAATCACAG CAGAAGCCTCGTGACTCCTCTGTTGAAGTTCGCAGTGATTGGGAGGTGAAAGAAGAGATGGATTTCCCTCGGCTAATGAAGATGCGCTACCTGGAGGTGTCAGAGCCACAGGACAT AGAGTGCTGTGGAGCCCTAGAATACTATGACAAAGCCTTTGACCGTATTACAACAAGGAATGAGAAGCTACTGAGGAGCATTAAGCGCATCTTCCATACCGTCACTACTACTGATGACCCAGTTATCCGAAAG CTGGCCAAGACCCAAGGGAATGTGTTTGCCACGGATGCAATCCTGGCCACGCTGATGAGCTGCACTCGCTCCGTCTATTCCTGGGACATCATTGTCCAGAGAGTTGGATCCAAGCTTTTCTTTGACAAGAGGGACAATTCAGATTTTG ACCTCCTGACAGTGAGTGAAACAGCCAATGAACCACCCCAGGAAGAGGGCAACTCCTTTAATTCTCCACGCAACCTTGCCATGGAAGCTACCTACATCAATCACAACTTCTCCCAGCAGTGTCTGAGGATG ggaaaggagaaatacaAGTTTCCCAACCCAAACCCCTTTGTGGAGGATGACATGGATAAAAACGAAGTAGCCTCTGTTGCGTACAG GTACCGAAGGTGGAAGCTGGGAGATGATATAGATCTCATTGTCCGCTGTGAGCATGATGGAGTGATGACAGGAGCTAATGGAGAAGTGTCATTCATCAACATCAAAACACTGAACGAGTGGGATTCCAGG TATTGCAATGGAGTAGACTGGCGCCAGAAGCTTGACTCTCAGAGAGGAGCTGTCATtgccacagagctgaaaaacaaCAGCTACAAACTAGCCCGCTGGACATGTTGCGCGCTGCTGGCTGGATCAGAGTATCTTAAACTCGG GTATGTATCCCGTTACCACGTGAAGGACTCTGCCCGCCATGTGATCCTGGGCACGCAGCAGTTCAAGCCAAATGAGTTTGCCAGCCAGATTAATCTGAGCATAGAGAATGCCTGGGGCATCCTGCGTTGCGTCATCGACATCTGCATGAAGCTGGATGAGGGGAAGTACCTCATCCTCAAGGACCCCAACAAGCAGGTGATCCGGATCTACAGCTTGCCTGATGGCACTTTCAGCTCTGAtgaagatgaggaggatgaggaggaagaagaggaagaggaag aggaggagagctga